The DNA segment CTTGCTCTAACTCGGCCTTTAATTGATTAGGCCGCTTAATAGGTATCCGATCTTTATATAAAGACATAAAATCTTTTACATTCTGATTTAATCTGCCTGAAAATACCATAGTAGCTTCAGGATATAATTTACTAGCTGCTACCATAGCAGCTAGAGAATCAAAATCAGTACCTTTATGACTAGTTATTAACTGCACTATACCACTTCCTCTTAATCTTTGGAAACATTAAGTTTAATTATACCACAGATATAATTATTTAAAAAGGTAAAAAGTAAAAAACTAAGCCCTACTCTCTAGTAAGGCTTAGTTTAAAATCAAACATTAAATAATCTCTTTATATTATAAGGCAACAGTATCAACATTTTTATCTTTCTGCTGATCACCTTCTTTTAATCGAAGAGGAACTTCTTCTTTTGTTATTAAATCTTCATATCCCTCTCCATGAATAATTTCTTCTATTTGACCATCATTAATCAATACTACTCCTGGTTTTGGTAAACTATTATAATTACTTGCCATTGCATAACCGTAAGCACCTGTACAAGAAATTAACAAAATATCTCCTGACTCCATTTTAGGTAACTTAATATCCCAAATTAATACATCTCCCGATTCACAACACTTACCAGTAATCGAAACTACTTCTTCTGGTTTCTTATTAGCTTTATTAGCTACAATAGCTTCATACTCCGCATCATAAAGAGCTGGGCGAATATTATCAGACATTCCACCGTTAACTGCTACATACTTTCTTATTCCAGGAATATCTTTAATTGAACCTACTGTATAAATAGTAGATCCTGCCGTTCCAATAATTGATCTTCCTGGTTCATTAATCACTTTAGGCAATGGAATATTAATTTCTTCACATTTCTGTTTAATAGCCTTAGCTACTAACTCAGCATATTTGTTAATACTTACTGATTGATCCTCGTCAGTATACTTAATTCCAACACCGCCGCCTATATTTAATTCTTCCATTATTAATCCTGTTTCATTCTTAACTTCTTCTATAAAATCAAGCATTATATCTATTGCTACTTCAAAAGACTCAAGATTAAAAATCTGAGACCCAATATGACAATGAATTCCTTTTACAGCTATATTTTCTAACTCAATAGCAGCTTTAATCGTCTCTAAAGCTAGTCCACTCTGAATACCGACACCAAACTTAGAATCTGTCTGACCTGTTTGAATATAACTATGAGTATGAGCTTCAACTCCTGGAGTAACTCTAACTAAAATATCTGCTGTCTTATCACATTGAGCTGCTAATTCATTCAATAAGTTCAATTCATAATTATTATCAACTATAACTCGACCAATATCTGCATCCAAGGCCATCTCTAACTCCTCAGGTGTCTTATTATTACCATGAAAATAAATCTTTTCAGTTGGAAAATCAGCTTCTAAAGCAGTATATAATTCACCGCCGGATACAACATCCAATCCTAGCCCTTCTTCTTCGACAATTTTACACATTGTTAGTGATGTGAAAGCTTTACTAGCATAAATAGTTTCAGAATTGGAATACCATTCTTCAAAAGCCTGACGGTATGCTTGACAATTATCCCTAATCTCCTCCTCATCAAGAATATATAATGGTGTTCCATACTCTTTAGCTATCTCAGTTACATCACATTTACCAATCTCCAAATTCCCCTGCTCATTTATGTCCATTGTACCATGTAGTACCATATCCTCACTACTCCTTTCTCTATTCTTTAAGAATTCTTGGAAATAATAAGCTTCTAATATTACAAATAATCGATATATGTAATTTAATAGTTTAAAATAGAATAACACAATTACTATTAACTGTCAATGATTTTCACTCTAATTTACTCTCTAAAATACTATCTGAAAATCACTAAATTCTCCAACATACTCTTCTTGCTTAGACTCTATATCATCTACTTTAGCAAAAGTCGGTCCTTTTCGGA comes from the Sporohalobacter salinus genome and includes:
- the lysA gene encoding diaminopimelate decarboxylase, which produces MVLHGTMDINEQGNLEIGKCDVTEIAKEYGTPLYILDEEEIRDNCQAYRQAFEEWYSNSETIYASKAFTSLTMCKIVEEEGLGLDVVSGGELYTALEADFPTEKIYFHGNNKTPEELEMALDADIGRVIVDNNYELNLLNELAAQCDKTADILVRVTPGVEAHTHSYIQTGQTDSKFGVGIQSGLALETIKAAIELENIAVKGIHCHIGSQIFNLESFEVAIDIMLDFIEEVKNETGLIMEELNIGGGVGIKYTDEDQSVSINKYAELVAKAIKQKCEEINIPLPKVINEPGRSIIGTAGSTIYTVGSIKDIPGIRKYVAVNGGMSDNIRPALYDAEYEAIVANKANKKPEEVVSITGKCCESGDVLIWDIKLPKMESGDILLISCTGAYGYAMASNYNSLPKPGVVLINDGQIEEIIHGEGYEDLITKEEVPLRLKEGDQQKDKNVDTVAL